The DNA region GGTAGTCTCAAACAATGGAAATCATTTTTTCCAGTGAAAGCCAAGGGCCAGACAATTATGTCAATAAGTGATATTTCTCAGGTCAAGAAATAAGTGGTTTTCTGGAAATATCTTCTCAAAGTGCAGGAAAATATCTAATACAAGAAATGTGCAGTCAGTATCTGAAATTTTCTTTGGAAcataaaaatccattttcaaatCATTTAGTGAAAAATTTTTCCAGGAGTTGGCAGTAGACTTTGGTTAAATTCATTTCTTATTAGCAGTAGGTTTATTTCTTAGACATCTGCTTTGGGTTAAAAATATAGCATTAGATTACGGTCCTGGattactttttataaaataaaggagCACCAAAAATCAAACTCTAAGCTCAATACGTTTCCTTCAGTGTCCCTGCAGGAGAGATAGATTGAAGGTACAGAGAAGATGTTTATGGATTATATTTCCTCACATTTTAAATCAGGATAATTAATTTTGATATGCATAAAAACAGTACTTCTTACATTAATGCTTTTGGTCTGTCCTATATTTAAGTTAGCTCCCATTCTTCAACATATGGTTGAGCACTTTtataaattcaaaaaacatttattttattgaacAGTGGTAAGATTTAAATTTTgcacatgtaaagcacttatctGTTCTCTAATAACTAAACATTCAGTTCTCCTTTGCATTCTAGAAGTGCTTagatcttctctttctctttggacCACACTGAAATGAACTGGACTAAATGGAAGAAACAAACCTGTCTGTGTTACATAAGTTCATTTTTCGTGGGCTATGTAATTCAAAGGAGCTCCAGACTTTCCTTGTACTGCCATTTTCTTTACTTTACCTGATGACTGCGGTAGGCAACTTCCTTGTCATGCTCTTAATTATGACTGACCCTCATCTCCATTCCCCCGTGTATTTCCTCTTAGCCAATCTCTCCTTTGTTGACTTTTGCCTTTCCACAGTCACCACCCCTAAACTTATCACAGACTTCCTGAAGGATAATAAGACCATCTCCTTTGGAGGCTGCACGAACCAGATTCTCTGTGTGCATTTCTTTGGAGGAGGTGAGATGGTGCTGCTTGTGACAATGGCCTATGATCGTTATGTGGCCATATGCAAACCATTCCATTACTCCAGCCTCATGGACAGAAAAAAGTGCATCTGGCTACTTTTAATAACATTGATCATGGACGTTGTGCATGCCATGAGTCAACTGGCTATGATGTTGGATCTACCATTCTGTGGACCAAGACTAGTGGACAGCTTTTTCTgtgatattcctttggttatcaAAATAGCCAGCATGGATACTCACACAATGGGAACATTGATAAATGCTGACAGTGGGTTCTTGGCTACAATTTGCTTCATTTTCTTGCTGATCTCCTACACCTGTATACTATTTAAAGTCGGCCTTCACTCTAAGGATGGGGCATCAAAGGCTTTCTCCACCTGCACTTTCCATAGCACTGTAGTGGTGCTGTTCTTTGGaccctgcattttcatttatctgtggCTACTCAGCATTAATCAGGTGGATAAGTTTCTTGCTTGTTTGTACAGTAATTACACCTCTTCTGAATCCAGCTATTTATACACTGAGAAATAAAGAGATTAGAAATGCTATAAAGAGACTGTTAAATCACCATATGCATTCAGGAAATAAATTTTAGTATACCCATTTACCAGAAAATTCACTGTGGCCAATGAAATTTGGCAACACTTTGACATATAAACTGAATTGGAGCTATGTTCTTTTCCTATGTGTAAACTAAGAGAATTCCCAGAAGAatagtttctgttttttattttaaaattatgtccaAAAAATCCAACACTTGTTTTATCACACCCTAGAGAGAATGATTCTGAATACATATTCCTTTGTATATGttcaaatattataaaataatagcactagtaataattataaatataattactACCATTTATTAAAACTACTTATGTTCCAGCATTCTATTAAGCATATTACCTAAATTATGTGtttcttgaaaaattattttgagtttttatttgTATACCCATTTTTTAACCAATGCATGATTTATCCATCCTAATCTTAGCTTAGCTATAAAGAATACTAAGGAAATTTGAATGATCTGCATCCACtttagaaaaaatagataaatgaatctaactgtaATACTATTGCCCTTTTACACCataatcttttttcctttaattcatGGTTTCAGGTCTTGacaatgaaatagaaatattgtttttgttttcttatttaaagGAAATACAGATGTAGAAGTTTGCAATCCTTTTAAATATCACTTCTctcttattaataatttttattattgtagttttattttacataaaaaataagaaaagggagCTATGAAAAAGGAGATGAATGCCTTTctttaaagcagaaaaaaatttatactgATGAGAAGAAAGCCAAGGAAAAACCATTAATAACCACAGTACAAAAATGTTGCCCATCCAGGGCTCAGATAGGGTGCATACTTCTGGGCTATATATCTAAacaattttctgctttttaaggAAGCCCTCATATCACATCGAAACCAAAATAAagtaacaagaacaacaaaatatatatacatatgtatgtatatatcatatttgtGTATTAACAGAAGGAAATGCTGTAGTTGGTATTATTTTTAGTTGAGTGAGAGCAGTCAGACAGCTACATAAAGTTGCTTGTGTAATATTGCATATTCTATATCTTTTAAATACATACGTCATTttctgaataaaattttatttatgtactATATTTTCctggattctccagagaaacagacacaacaggatatgcatatatatgtacataaatattaagagatttgtttTAGGAATTGACTCAGGAAGCCATgtggattggcaagtctgaattctgtgaGACAGGCAGCAGGCTGAGAATTCTTATGAAGCTTTCAATGAATTCCCTAGAAGAAGCTGGTTGCCAGATgtgagatagaaattcttctttccgATATTTAAAATGATCAGTCCTCCTGTTAATGCCTTTAAttaattggatgagacttctctctgattgctgaagacaatctcctttgttgattgtagatgtaagcAGACGTACATACAACTGACTGACTAATAATATAAGTCCACAAAACTCTGTCATGGTAATGAtaaggccagtgcttgcttgaccaagccactggataccataacctagctAAACTGATACATGAACTTAACAAGCACATGAATCTTTAAAACCTTAATTTCTAGTTTACTTCCATGAACAGAGGAAAGTCATGATTTCTTGTGGTTTGGTCCCTATACTAATTCCTAAAATTTTATAACAACAAGTTAATCTTTATCTCTGTGACAATAAATTAAAGGACACATATAACAACATAACTAATataacaaagatttttaaattaacatagtctttgtttttaattccctgaaatatcaaaaaaaaaaatcaagaaatacaaatatatttagaCATTTGCAGAAAGCTTTATTTCCCCATACTAGTTTAACACACAAGTATCTTTCAGATCTATCTACAGACATGCATGTGGGCATATGATGACTTGTCAGAATATTTTTTGATGAAATGTTCTAGTAACATTCCTCGATGCGTACTACTAGTAATAGTAGCCTATTTGTTCATGAATGATATGAAAGTTGCCTGTAACTGCCTTTCACATTTCTCAATGAACTTGTTATAACAATACTTTCTCTTGGTTGAATACTTCTAAACTGGATAATTTGTAATTGTAAAGTACTAAAGGATGTCCTCCTGTCCATCTAGTTTCTAAGCATATGAATTTGATTTAACTAATCTGCAATTCAGGACAATTCACTCCAAAGTAACCCACAATTCAAAAAGAATCACAATGCAAATTAAGActatattttgaactgaatgttAGTAATACAATACATAGAATATATGAAAGTTTCAGTCAAAACCAGGTTTATAGGATATGTGTtataaatgcctttttaaaagaaaatctgcaTATAAGTGATCCAGATATTCATTTCAAGAAAATTAAtctagagaaaatattaaaaaggaaatagtaaTAAGACCAAAagttaatgaaatattaaaaacatattgaaaGTACCAACAAAACCAAATTGGTTCTCTCAAAAGACCAATAAAGTTGAAAATGCATAAGCAAATCTGATTGAGAAAAAACACTTATAAATAATGTCAGGAGTGAAGACTGAAGCATCTCTATAGACGCCACATACAATCTTTGTtatgattataaaatatattctatacaACTTTCtaccaacaaatttaaaaatttacatgaaaTTGGAAAATTCCTATAAAAActgcttattaaaaaaataaaatcttaatgatACTGTGtgtattaaagaaattgaagctGTAATTAAAACATTTACTCTTCCAATCATTAGTTTCTTTGAGTTCAAAACCCAGTACTCTGCTTTCTGATGTTTGAACTGGGACTTTGCAAACCACATTTTTGTTTGCTAAGTGGCTGCAGTGatgaatatttcaaaatatttaagaaagaaagaagaaatatttttatataaactcCTTTtcagaacagaagagagaacacattttttttctgaaataaaataaaaggtcacCTTATCAGAAATATTACTCAACACTAAACTTTATTAATAATTCAAATGATATGAAGAGCTGCAAGGCATAGGTGAAGCATGGAAAATTCTGAAACCATCAACCCAAGTCCCAAGGTGTGTTCACACTATGTAAGGACTTACTCTAGGCCAGATATAACGAATGAAGATTGAAGTGATGTATGTATGGCATTTTTACAGAAATCAAGCATATTTTGATTATGAAACATCTTCAATTTTTAGTATGATAATTATATAGCTGATATTGATATTTTCCAATGGCTCTACCAAACAAATTCATAAATTTCAGGCTGATTTaccattaataatataaatagatCAAGTGTATCCTAACAAAATGATTCCAAGATGAAGAGCTTCTATTATTTTTGTACTAGTAAATACCATTCAGATATCCAACTAGCATGTTTCCAAGAGTCacttgtttaatttctttttctaatattgttctttctttctagGTTTCTACAAAGTATACAAGGGTTTCAGACCATCTGCTAATCATTATTTCCCAGTGCATTTATGAAGTCACCATAGATTTGATATGGAAATCAAGTAAGGatagtagaaagaaaaattatagactAATTGATACCATTAACACAGATGCAACAATTCTAAAGAGGATAATAGGAAAGAAACTGCAACAATATATAATCTTTCTATATTTTGACACTCTAATTTCATAGTTAAAGTACAATTTTGAAATACgagattttttttaagaggtaccagggtttgaaccaaggacctcatacacggcaagcaggcactcaaaccactgagctaaacccaCTCCCTAAATTTCTGCTAGATTTCGTTTTCTAGTAGGCAATGTATTTTCagtgaaaagtaaaaaatattcccATTCTCTTTGATTAGtattaatttattgagatcttatAACTTGTGACTTGAATTCTGTAGCTGTCATACATCTCTGATATAAGTGATATTTACATTTTGAAGTGTGTAGACAATTCATATTTTCAAGATGTAATTGtacatttcttcattttaaaaagtttggcCCTAATTCTAGATGCATGCTTCTAATACAAGTACCTACACATtttgaccttgtgaaaagaaatttGCATGTATAATCTGTGTTTAcctgtaattttctatttatgtttGGCTTATATTTGTGGATTCAAGTTACTGAAGTGAATACCAATAAAGAAACCGAGGTCACATTCATTGGTTATACATGTTAACCAATATATTTGTCACCTCTGGTGTTTATTCACAGTTACACTTACATGCATGCTTTAAcaaattattacttttaaaatctagATTGAGCATGCTAGACTGGTACTAGTGACATGAGCTTCAAATTTTTGCTTCTGGTGGATTTCTTGTTACTGTTACATAACTGAAAATGAGGCTAGTTGTGGTTTTTGACAAGCATGTGAGTTTAAAATGCTGAGGGTGAAGAAATATCAAAGTGTAATGTTTAGACATTTCTAAGCttttaataaaatgagaaattttaaaaagtgcaagTTTGATTTAACATTTACAGTTCAATCAGCAGTTtatgaaagaggagaaaaatcatAGATATTTCAATAGGTGCAGAAAGAGCATATGATAAAATCCAGTACACTTTCATTTTGAAACTCATAGTAAACTTAGCATAGAATGAAACACTATGTAATCTGATAGggtatttacaaaatatttccactaaaaattttaattaatgatgAAATATTGGGAGCTTTCCCCCTAATTACAGGAATGAGAAAGTGTACTTCTTGTCACCACTAACACTTTAATTTCATTGGAAAGCCTGGTCAGTTAAATaaggcaagaaatagaaataaaatgtataaaaagatagaaataaattattattctCCATAGACAATATTTTTGTTTAACAGTTAGATATACATCTAATAACCTCCTCAACTCTAGGAAAGTCTATGTCCTCATAGAAGAATTTAACACATTatattgcttgtttgttttctgttgtcCTCAATAATGGAAATTTGCTCAATGCAGGAATTGTTGGCGTGtaaagatgaatataaaaaaaaacagatgaatataaaaatagtatgttaaaaataaatgggtATTAGCAAGGAAAAAATGGCCTCTGTCAATGAAAAACCAAATGTACTAGATCAATGAAATGTCATATGAAAGTTTCAAAGGAAATGAAGTTTGCTCTATAAGAGAAAGGGGTTATCTAAAACCACAATAGCCTTCAGACTGCACCACTCATTTACCTCTTTAAGTGAGAACTTGTGTTGAGAATTGCTGTTAGCTGACAGTTTCCTGTTGTTTTAACTTCAGATTCTACTACAGCTTCTACACTGAGGCTATACTTTTCCAGTGTACTCCCACTTGAAGATTCACATGTGTGGAGGTACCAGAGCCAGGCCATTCCTGCCCAAAATGGGATTCCTCCAATGGGCAATCTTTACTTTTGAGTTCTACCATTAACCTGAGCTGCACTGCAGTTTTGAGTcactctggccatttctccttcctccctcctcctctttcaTGGGGGCCATGTTGGCATCTTGttctgaaagctttccctgtcTAGTTCTGCTctgtttcccctctcccttcaccAAAGAAGTAGCATATAATTCTCACATGACCATTGCTTTGCAGAGTACCTAAACTAACGCTAATCTATGTTTTCAATcacaaaatgtatattttaaaaggatttgTGCTTGAAATATGAGGTAACAGATTTTGAAGGTTATCACAAAAAGTTGACTGATCATGAAGCAAACAACTTTGCCTGCAGCAAACTACCAGCCAGTAATCACCATCCGTCCACTACAATGACATAGTGAAGCAGATATTGTACTAAAGGGCATTGTTATCCTGGGGGGAGTTTACATTACAAACATTGTATTAATATATGAATGTGAATGAATTCCTCCCCACTCTATGATTAGACTTCACTGGGAACTATAATTATTTATGGATTCAATTTTGCAAATAAGACATCATCTGTCTTCCATGTGCTGCTTCAGCCCTCTTTCCTTGCCTTCAATTTTCTCTCTAAAgattaaacattttatattttgtatatattctcATAATTTTCACAGTCATTATATTCTCATTGTTTTATTAACCATGTTTTTCTAGCTTTTTGTATAGAGTTGGacaatatattttcattaaaaagccTTGTCCTTTTGACCAAAATGTACTGAAACCTTTGAAGTTAATACTCCCAGGAAGCTTATACACCTTAATTAAGTAACTTCTCTTCCCTTTAAATAGGAACTGAACCATTTCTCCACAATAAAGGAACCCCAAGATAGACCTGTACAGATAGATTTCAAAGCAATTCTGCATTTATGTACAAGGTGGGTCTTTCTGCTAATTCAATAGTTTCTGGAATCTGGAAAACAATACCTTagtatatttaaaatgaatataattgGTTTTTTTTACCAAAAAATCCATTGTGTCTAGTATTCTATCTAGAATAGCAAGTATTAATACTGAAAGTGATATTTCTCAGTTTACATTTTACTCTTTTCTTGGGGCTCCAATGATTTGTTCAGATGCCATTCACTATTTCTCAAGTGAATTAGTAGTTATTGGTTTATACTGCTAGTCAGTCTTGAACACGATATTAATGATATACAGATATGATCAGTGGTTCCTGTATGGATAAGTGATTCaatgaacatataaaaatcttaaaatagaaaaaatattttcacaacCACAAAATTAATCATTACCCCACTCAATTGCTCCTAACTCCTATTATTCTTTTCTGCAAGACAGTTGGCCCTCGGGAAAACCAATGTGCTTCAAAGACCTAGTGTCTGTAGAAAGTTAGTAATAGAGAAGATATTGGTCATTAAAGCACAGTCCTCCTAATTGGTTCCATTCCTAATGTTCGAAACTATTTATAACCCTTAGTCTTGAGCAATGATGAATCTAAAAAGGAATCAATTTCTCTATTTCTCAAACGTTGAAGCTGCTGCAAAATGAACCTGAACTACAGCAGGTAGCTAAGAAACCCACTCTTTCATCCTCTAGCATCTGATAGCATAATTagccaccctttttttttttttttggctccacacattctatttctctttctgtatttattttacttttgttaaCTCTCTTTATTTGAATGATTCTCACacatgttcttttttattcttgtCATCTTATTTGCCAAGATTTTTTCAAACTTTACCTATCGCAAATATTAATCCTTCCTGCAATAGAATAATAAAAtgttctgtgtgtgcatgtgtttgtgtgtgtgtacttgCATGCCTATGTATATGCCTGGACTCAGCTATTGAAGAGTTCATTTCTGAGAATATTCACCAttgcataaaaataattaattcatGGTCATAAGTCAGTACTTGACTGTGGAGCTCAATATTAAGAATGCTAGGCAGGAAATTTAGAGTAATTCTAATATCGTATATAGAAATTGTCTTTAAAACTTAACAAAGTTAGTTCAACTAAATGCTTGCTTTTTTGCCTTTAGTTAAAAGcatttaaaaggatttattttcaagaaaataaaatatgataggaGGCACATAGTAGTGAGAGAAACACAGACTCTGGAGGTATCCACATTTGCATTTAGATGCCAGGTCTTCCTCTTGCTCAGTTGCTCATGTTTATAAACATTAATTCATAAaatgtcatattttttattttaaatttaaatcttcAAATCATTCAGGATTTTTTTAGCTGTAAAGTATGTGTTAGGACACTTTCAATTTCATGTTTCCAGTATAGACTCAATGATTAACAACTTTTGAATACAAAGAATTTATGAATAattctttagttttctaaatAATTGTAATACCTTCTTTATCATATACTCTATTCCCTACAGTGTGTCTaatattttactttacttttgtTCCAATCTTTTTAAGTCTAGTCAAATTAATCAATgattaattcttattttatatatatattccaaaatCTTTTATAGAAACATTATCTTGTCCCCTCTAACTCCCATTATGTTTCCTTTCCAAAATTTCCTGGTTACTAAAATGAACTTGAATCAATTTTTACTGTTTCAAAAGTATTTCACTAGATATTTGATGAATACCAGTTATTGCATAGATTAGCTCAGTGagaattggttttttaaaataattttcaaccttttcccattaGAATGGTTTGACGTTCTTTTTTATTCAGAGTTTCAGATGTgtcataaatgtttatatttttcaatatatttcatGTCTTGtgacatttgttttatttataaatgtgttctttttatcatattttaagaGATTGATATTGGTTGTATTTTAAACATGCTTTTATTAGTCTTAATATATTCCATTTAGTTATCTTAAGTTTTTCAGTACTCGTGTGTGTGATTGGCAAATGATGGCAGCTTTGCTACCATACTTTTAATATTATTGCTTTATTTAAACTTTTGTTTGCTTTATAAGGAATCATTGGATCTTAGCACACagatttttttgtactttttgtttaTTGTGCTCTTAATTATAATCTTGCATCTAAATCAAATGCTGACTCTTACTTTAAAAAGTTATAGTAAAAGCATCATGTTAAAATTGTTTTGTGATCCTTCCTTTCTTACTAAGAGTTTATGAAATTTATCCAAAAAATGTTTTGTgctaaaattttatgaaaacccCCTCTGAAACTAAATATTGCTGATTTCTTCCACTTGGGTTCTTATATTATATGCTGAGAGATTTCAAGTATTTGATTTAGGTAGAGTCACCAAAGACTTAAAGTTGGAGAGGCACAATAGCATGTTTGATCTTTAGGCAAATAGATTTAGAAGCAAACTCTAATGGGCTGGAATTGGGTAAGATTGAAGTTAGAGTGTTCATTCAGAAGCCTATTCGATTGTCAAGATGAAAAACATGTACCAGGCAAACAAGAAAAGGACAATGGAATAAAGAGGATGGAACTCAACTAAGAAATATTTGAGATTGAATATTGTATAACTTGAGACGAGGGTGAAAGTGGGCTAAAGAAGCCTCATGAGTGTCTATATTGAGCATCTGGGAGATTGGTAATGATTTTTATTAAGTCATTGGAGTAAGTTGAATTCAGTTTTGAAACATTAACATAAAGTGGTAGTGGTACTTCCACTTGGATGTATCACATTCAGTTTCCCATATATTACTCTGAAATTCAGAGGCAAGCTACAAATTTAGAAGTCATCACATGTAAGCACTAGTTAAAATGTAAAAACTGGCAATTGATAAAAAATACTTAGGACAGCACCCTGACTCACAAAAATTAAGAGTGAGCAGTGGAAAACCAATCGGTGTGTCAGAGAAAATTATTGAGTAGAAAACGTAATAATTTTGGAGAATACTTTGGAAAGTACTGTCATAGAAATGCTGAGAATGCCATCAGCTACAAGGAACATAAAATCTGATTTATAGTGGCTtaaccaaattaaaaatattttcctcacaTTTCAAGAACTCTGAAGAGAGACTAATACTGACTTTTAAGAGGCTCAGCATTCCATTTTGGGCTTAGATATTTTCTAACTTCTCactgtatcatttttattttatttatttatttatttatttttaaagacttatttttatttactgccccccctcccctttgcggcttgcctgctgtctgctgtctgtgtccattcactatacattcttctgtgtctgctggtcaccctttcttgcatcatcttgctgtgccagctctatGCAGGAGTGGGCCATaagctctctgtgggcacgggccagcttggcTTCACAAGGGGGACCAGgtacatgaacccagggcctcccatgtggtagacaggagcccaattgattgagtcacagccatttcacttatttttatttttaagacatgcattttaaaatatcatggcTGCTGCGTCTTTAGACATAACTTTGGTCTGCCTTAATAAGGGAACTGGAATAAGATCTTCCACATATGAAGctctgtctttttatttaggAAGGAACAGTCCCCTCAGATGACTTTTCTGTATATCTCACTGAATAGTTCTGGGTCACTTGTCCCACTTTAGATGAATCATGACCAAGGAAAATTGAATTATACAGacaggtttaaaaaaatcaagtattatCCCCTTGGCATGAAATAGGAATATTACTcatgaaattgagaaaattttAGCCTATTATCTAAATAAAGAGAATTTATGTTGACAAGAATAGGGAAGGGGAATGATTTTATGAATGTCAAGTCCTGATGGAGTTACAGACACCAAAGGCATGATAAACAGCATCAAATCCtgaagagaaatcaagaaaataaatgctGAGAGGTGATTATTGCATGAGGTATAAGAATCAAGTTTctttctccaaaaaaaagaaTCTGTAGAAAGGAGATTATTTGGCTTATTGAGTGAACAAAATGTGATTATGAGCTTCCCAATTACAGTGTGCAAAGAGAAATGAGTAATTAAAAGTGAACATGGGATTCAGatgtttgataatttttaaagagatttcacTATGGTTATGTGAACTTGACCTTTCACTAAGTCAAGGGtagtaaaaatggaagaaattttaccTGGTGGATCCTCAGGTAAGACCCAGGGTATATTTAAAAGGCATTTTCTTGAAGAGATTGGTGCTGAAGTGAAGAGTAGCACAGAACTCAATTGTGCCTCTGTTACTTAATCCCTCTGAGATGATTTTTTCATTGGTAAAATGATTCAAATAAAACTCTATCTTATGGAATTTTCATgaggtttaaaggaaaaaattaagctTACTAGAAAGCTTTGAAAGAGGGAAGAACTTAATAAATActatatattagtattatatttgTTTATCACTTTTAACTTATTAACAGGTTTTCCAATCTTTTGTAGGCAATATTTTATAGGATGTAATTgtccaataataaaaataattgcagAACCAAACATTATGAATAATCTGAGCTTGTATACTTGACTGACATCATAAAATGTGGaaacaaaaaacatggaaaatatcaACACTTTCATTATGATGACTTCTGTTTATCCAGTTAATAAATAATTCAGCTAAGAGAACTTGGAGACTACTGTGAGAGTGCCAATGTCCAGATGACAGAAAATGATTGAGGTAATTCAGGTATGAAAACActgaacaaaaacaaagagaggcCTGAAAAATGGTTTAAGAAGGGAAATAGTTTAGTTTCCTGGTTACTAAACCAAATGCCATGCAATGAGAacttattgcctcacagttttgagactagggTAAGACCAAATTCAAGgcttcatcaaggtgatgctttctccaagAAGATTGTGACATTctcttcattggtccctggataTTCTGTCACACAGCATTGCGCATGGTGTCCTCTGctagcctctcctttctctttttggttccattgacttctagcttaTGGTtgccctctgtgtctctctcatCTGAGGCCTTCTATGTAAGGTTTCTGGTAACAGGactaagatccatcctgattcaatttatcacaccttaactaacctcatcaaaatgtcctgttGACAAGGGTTCActtccacagaaatggattaggaTTAAAA from Dasypus novemcinctus isolate mDasNov1 chromosome 3, mDasNov1.1.hap2, whole genome shotgun sequence includes:
- the LOC101439267 gene encoding olfactory receptor 4K3-like, translating into MTDPHLHSPVYFLLANLSFVDFCLSTVTTPKLITDFLKDNKTISFGGCTNQILCVHFFGGGEMVLLVTMAYDRYVAICKPFHYSSLMDRKKCIWLLLITLIMDVVHAMSQLAMMLDLPFCGPRLVDSFFCDIPLVIKIASMDTHTMGTLINADSGFLATICFIFLLISYTCILFKVGLHSKDGASKAFSTCTFHSTVVVLFFGPCIFIYLWLLSINQVDKFLACLYSNYTSSESSYLYTEK